From one Neovison vison isolate M4711 chromosome 1, ASM_NN_V1, whole genome shotgun sequence genomic stretch:
- the SHROOM1 gene encoding protein Shroom1, whose translation MEDPGPGGDRASPASSTRSLDLRRLSARADSAYSSFSAASGAPEPRTPSPGTDLLPYLDWDYVRVVWGGPVPASSLRASPQPRPAATAHSGLRPPEALGAPGPLSRQVTPLLFALAVEAEAEARAAEPPSPPASRAAYRQRLQGAQRRVLRETSFQRKELRMSLPARLRPPAPMRPPAAHPRSASLSHPGGREAEPVRSGAPSRGTVGRGRLATQQQKWCFSEPGKLDCVGRGGGSAGECSREAGSSSGVVRPDSQEHKVPAEFEGHRNRWLPETQPQGVEDPEPRSRKLCGTYRPSSRSQSASGEVLALWEGPGGVMPIVQTVLQGAETPRPLLQTKLARFLTQKEAAVMCSAEYPPSSPADWEQRVSETRMESARLPSLPDDEVFLEEVPLVRRRSPPDTHAPPGNPTSVHVSEQQYGTGSGQSADQATVPSEHPLHEHPGTAGADDCWQRINGSMGFSKTVNYSPPRIANGDITTFDPNGLLTIDSLAAAESDPLKPLPVDALGPPSNNTPGASGHNALAWGTGQPGSRPTWPSPRLEELVQELARLDPSLSDTLTSCPSPEPPLDLLDGLIPLAEVWAAMRPLCEEAGKKTGCSPEPGFYLFSSSQFLSTSLEETGFENHTTDPVPDQACGQGLPQPNSSIQAKKMELADLLQKRLRNLEAEQEQLHGAAQAWARRGAALEAVVGQSCSPRDLERFNRFMADLERVLGLLLLLGSRLARVRRALARAGVDCDPDEQASLLQRLGLLQRQQEDAKELKEHVARRERALREVLVRALPTEELSAYRALLAGKAAVLAQQRSLDERVRLLQDQLDAVRSDLGRCPLTPSLAWPPETRLPDKPPFLPPLL comes from the exons ATGGAGGACCCGGGGCCGGGGGGCGACCGCGCCTCCCCAGCCTCGTCCACTCGCAGCCTGGACCTGCGGCGGCTGTCCGCGCGCGCCGACTCCGCCTACAGCTCTTTCTCCGCCGCCTCGGGGGCTCCTGAGCCGCGCACGCCGTCGCCTGGGACCGATCTCCTACCTTACCTGGACTGGGACTACGTGCGTGTGGTGTGGGGCGGCCCGGTCCCCGCCAGCAGCCTTCGCGCCTCCCCGCAGCCCCGGCCCGCGGCCACCGCGCATAGTGGGCTGCGGCCCCCAGAGGCCCTGGGGGCGCCGGGGCCGCTCAGCCGGCAGGTCACTCCGCTGCTGTTTGCGCTGGCGGTcgaggcggaggcggaggcgcgGGCCGCGGAGCCGCCCAGCCCACCTGCTTCGCGGGCCGCCTACCGTCAGCGGTTGCAAGGCGCCCAGCGGCGCGTGCTCCGGGAGACGTCCTTCCAGCGCAAGGAGCTCCGCATGAGCCTGCCCGCCCGCCTGCGTCCCCCAGCCCCCATGCGGCCCCCAGCGGCGCACCCGCGCTCGGCCtcgctcagccacccaggcggcaGGGAAGCGGAGCCGGTGCGCTCCGGGGCTCCCTCGAGGGGAACCGTTGGCCGGGGCCGCCTAGCCACCCAGCAGCAGAAGTGGTGTTTCTCCGAGCCGGGGAAGCTAGACTGCGTGGGTCGGGGCGGTGGATCCGCAGGGGAATGCTCGAGGGAGGCTGGCTCCAGTTCTGGGGTCGTCAGGCCGGACTCCCAGGAGCATAAGGTGCCCGCAGAATTCGAAGGTCACCGGAACAGATGGCTGCCTGAGACCCAGCCCCAAGGCGTGGAGGACCCAGAACCTCGGTCCCGGAAGCTCTGTGGCACCTATAGGCCTTCCAGTCGGAGTCAGAGCGCTTCAGGGGAAGTCTTGGCTCTTTGGGAAGGCCCAGGAGGGGTCATGCCCATTGTCCAG ACTGTTCTCCAAGGAGCTGAAACCCCCAGACCATTGCTTCAGACCAAACTTGCCAG GTTCCTGACCCAGAAGGAAGCTGCAGTGATGTGTTCTGCAGAGTATCCCCCGAGCAGTCCCGCTGACTGGGAACAGAGGGTCTCAGAGACACGTATGGAGTCTGCCCGGCTCCCATCCCTTCCAGATgatgaggttttcctggaggaaGTCCCCCTGGTCAGAAGGAGATCACCTCCAGACACCCATGCCCCCCCGGGAAACCCAACCAG TGTCCATGTTTCTGAGCAGCAGTATGGAACTGGCTCGGGCCAGAGTGCCGATCAGGCTACAGTCCCCTCGGAGCACCCCCTCCATGAGCACCCAGGGACTGCAGGGGCAGATGACTGCTGGCAGAGGATAAATGGCTCTATGGGGTTCTCTAAGACAGTAAACTATAGCCCCCCCAGGATTGCAAATGGTGACATTACAACCTTTGACCCCAATGGACTGCTGACCATTGACTCACTGGCAGCTGCAGAGAGTGACCCTCTCAAACCTCTCCCAGTTGATGCCCTAGGACCTCCAAGCAACAATACCCCAGGTGCTTCTGGCCATAATGCCCTGGCTTGGGGCACTGGCCAGCCTGGTTCCAGGCCAACATGGCCCAGTCCTCGCCTTGAGGAGCTGGTTCAGGAGCTGGCCAGACTAGATCCGTCTCTGAGTGACACTCTCACTTCCTGTCCCAGCCCAGAGCCACCCCTGGACCTGCTAGATGGGCTGATTCCTTTAGCAGAGGTCTGGGCTGCAATGAGGCCACTCTGTGAGGAAGCTGGAAAGAAGACTGGTTGTAGTCCTGAGCCAGG GTTCTATCTATTTAGCTCCAGCCAGTTCCTGTCAACTTCTCTGGAGGAGACGGGGTTTGAAAACCATACCACCGACCCTGTGCCTGACCAGGCCTGTGGCCAGGGTCTCCCTCAACCAAATAGCAGCATCCAAGCCAAGAAA ATGGAGCTAGCCGACCTCCTCCAAAAGAGGCTGCGGAACCTTGAGGCTGAGCAGGAGCAGCTGCACGGGGCCGCCCAGGCTTGGGCCAGGCGCGGGGCTGCTCTGGAAGCTGTGGTGGGCCAGTCCTGTTCTCCCCGAGACCTAGAGCGGTTCAACAGGTTCATGGCCGACCTAGAGCGCGTACTTGGCCTGTTGTTGTTGCTGGGTAGTCGCTTGGCTCGCGTGCGGCGGGCCCTGGCCCGGGCTGGCGTAGACTGCGACCCAGACGAGCAG GCCTCTCTGCTGCAGCGACTCGGGCTCCTGCAGCGGCAGCAGGAAGACGCCAAGGAACTGAAGGAGCATGTGGCACGGCGCGAGCGGGCCCTGCGCGAGGTGCTGGTGCGGGCCCTGCCCACCGAGGAGCTGAGCGCCTATCGTGCCCTGCTGGCGGGCAAGGCAGCCGTCCTGGCCCAGCAGCGCAGCCTGGACGAGCGGGTCCGGCTCCTTCAGGACCAACTGGACGCCGTCAGGAGCGACCTTGGCCGTTGTCCTCTGACTCCCAGTCTGGCCTGGCCCCCAGAGACCCGTCTTCCAGATAAACCGCCCTTCCTTCCGCCCCTCCTCTAA
- the SOWAHA gene encoding ankyrin repeat domain-containing protein SOWAHA isoform X1, translating into MALAAAAAAAAAGVSQAAVLGFLLEHGGKVRNSDLLSRFKPLLDAGDPRGRAARRDRFKQFVNDVAVVKELDGVKFVVLKKKLRPGGAPEPLPSCVPGTLGAPALPSKITSVSQGEPADPGAPSPAAAQQAVEPPEDLAPLLEPQDTPGAPASEPTQPAGEGLLGPAQKSGAPSDPQIPGFELTLPPKELPTDVAPPSRSRSVEALPHAEARAPEPGRGATKEAPAPRRHAQPPPKPCMLPVRCVPGPAALRIRAEEQGLRRQLSEEPSPRSSPLLLRRLSVEESGLGLSLGPGRSPHLRRLSRAGPRLLSPDADEAPAAPPPSAVPLEPTEHEWLVRASGGCWTHQLHGLLLRDSGLAAKRDFISGFTALHWAAKSGDREMALQLVEVARRGGAPVDVNARSHGGYTPLHLAALHGHEDAAVTLVVRLGAQVHVRDHSGRRAYQYLPPGASYALRRLLGDPCLRGSTEADATGAGGGTFAAWRPVQVAATILSSTTSAFLGVLADDLMLQDLARGMRKSGSFSKFLGASPMAPRKKTKARSSLPAFSEISRRPTPGPLAGLVPGLPPTT; encoded by the coding sequence ATGGCGCTAGCCGCCgcggccgcggccgccgccgccggggtGAGCCAGGCGGCTGTGCTGGGCTTCCTGCTGGAGCACGGCGGCAAGGTGCGCAACTCCGATCTGCTGAGCCGCTTCAAGCCCCTGCTGGATGCGGGCGACCCCCGTGGCCGCGCCGCCCGCAGGGACCGCTTCAAGCAATTTGTCAACGACGTGGCTGTGGTGAAGGAGCTCGACGGCGTCAAGTTCGTGGTGCTGAAGAAGAAGCTGCGGCCCGGAGGGGCCCCGGAGCCCCTGCCCTCGTGCGTCCCCGGCACGCTCGGGGCACCAGCCCTGCCTTCGAAGATCACTTCCGTCTCACAGGGGGAACCGGCTGACccgggggctccatccccggcCGCGGCGCAGCAGGCGGTGGAACCACCTGAGGACCTGGCCCCGCTGTTAGAGCCACAGGACACGCCGGGGGCTCCGGCCTCAGAGCCCACTCAGCCGGCCGGGGAAGGGTTGTTAGGTCCGGCTCAGAAGTCAGGGGCGCCCTCAGACCCCCAGATTCCAGGCTTTGAGCTGACCCTGCCCCCCAAGGAACTCCCTACAGACGTGGCCCCGCCGTCTAGGTCGCGGTCGGTGGAGGCCTTGCCCCACGCAGAGGCGCGGGCCCCGGAACCTGGGCGTGGGGCGACGAAAGAAGCGCCAGCACCCCGTCGGCACGCGCAGCCGCCGCCGAAGCCCTGCATGCTGCCAGTGCGCTGCGTCCCGGGCCCCGCCGCGCTCCGGATCCGGGCCGAGGAGCAGGGCCTGCGCCGGCAGCTGTCGGAAGAGCCGAGCCCGCGGAGCTCCCCGCTGCTGCTGCGGCGTCTGTCAGTGGAAGAGTCTGGCCTGGGCCTCAGCCTGGGCCCGGGCCGCTCCCCGCACCTGAGGCGCTTGTCGCGCGCAGGCCCGCGCCTCCTGAGTCCGGACGCGGACGAAGCTCCCGCTGCGCCGCCACCGTCTGCTGTGCCCCTGGAGCCGACCGAGCACGAGTGGCTAGTGCGGGCGTCTGGGGGCTGCTGGACCCACCAGCTGCACGGGCTGCTGCTGCGCGACAGCGGCCTGGCGGCCAAACGCGACTTCATATCTGGCTTCACGGCCCTGCATTGGGCCGCCAAGAGCGGCGACCGCGAGATGGCGCTGCAGCTGGTGGAGGTCGCGCGACGCGGGGGCGCGCCAGTGGACGTGAACGCGCGCTCGCATGGCGGCTACACGCCGCTGCACCTGGCGGCTCTGCACGGCCACGAGGACGCCGCCGTGACGCTGGTGGTGCGCCTGGGTGCGCAGGTGCACGTGCGTGACCACAGCGGACGGCGCGCCTACCAGTACCTGCCGCCCGGTGCCTCGTACGCGCTTCGCCGCCTCCTCGGTGACCCCTGCCTTCGAGGCTCTACCGAGGCAGACGCCACTGGTGCTGGTGGTGGCACTTTTGCGGCCTGGCGCCCAGTGCAAGTGGCCGCCACCATCCTCAGTTCCACCACCAGCGCGTTTCTGGGTGTCCTCGCCGATGATCTGATGCTCCAAGACCTGGCTCGAGGCATGAGGAAGTCGGGCTCCTTTAGCAAGTTCTTGGGTGCCTCGCCCATGGCTCCACGTAAGAAGACTAAGGCCCGCAGTAGCCTGCCGGCTTTTTCAGAAATCTCTCGTCGACCTACTCCAGGACCCTTGGCTGGTCTAGTGCCTGGCCTACCCCCAACAACCTGA
- the SOWAHA gene encoding ankyrin repeat domain-containing protein SOWAHA isoform X2: protein MALAAAAAAAAAGVSQAAVLGFLLEHGGKVRNSDLLSRFKPLLDAGDPRGRAARRDRFKQFVNDVAVVKELDGVKFVVLKKKLRPGGAPEPLPSCVPGTLGAPALPSKITSVSQGEPADPGAPSPAAAQQAVEPPEDLAPLLEPQDTPGAPASEPTQPAGEGLLDPQIPGFELTLPPKELPTDVAPPSRSRSVEALPHAEARAPEPGRGATKEAPAPRRHAQPPPKPCMLPVRCVPGPAALRIRAEEQGLRRQLSEEPSPRSSPLLLRRLSVEESGLGLSLGPGRSPHLRRLSRAGPRLLSPDADEAPAAPPPSAVPLEPTEHEWLVRASGGCWTHQLHGLLLRDSGLAAKRDFISGFTALHWAAKSGDREMALQLVEVARRGGAPVDVNARSHGGYTPLHLAALHGHEDAAVTLVVRLGAQVHVRDHSGRRAYQYLPPGASYALRRLLGDPCLRGSTEADATGAGGGTFAAWRPVQVAATILSSTTSAFLGVLADDLMLQDLARGMRKSGSFSKFLGASPMAPRKKTKARSSLPAFSEISRRPTPGPLAGLVPGLPPTT, encoded by the exons ATGGCGCTAGCCGCCgcggccgcggccgccgccgccggggtGAGCCAGGCGGCTGTGCTGGGCTTCCTGCTGGAGCACGGCGGCAAGGTGCGCAACTCCGATCTGCTGAGCCGCTTCAAGCCCCTGCTGGATGCGGGCGACCCCCGTGGCCGCGCCGCCCGCAGGGACCGCTTCAAGCAATTTGTCAACGACGTGGCTGTGGTGAAGGAGCTCGACGGCGTCAAGTTCGTGGTGCTGAAGAAGAAGCTGCGGCCCGGAGGGGCCCCGGAGCCCCTGCCCTCGTGCGTCCCCGGCACGCTCGGGGCACCAGCCCTGCCTTCGAAGATCACTTCCGTCTCACAGGGGGAACCGGCTGACccgggggctccatccccggcCGCGGCGCAGCAGGCGGTGGAACCACCTGAGGACCTGGCCCCGCTGTTAGAGCCACAGGACACGCCGGGGGCTCCGGCCTCAGAGCCCACTCAGCCGGCCGGGGAAGGGTTGTTAG ACCCCCAGATTCCAGGCTTTGAGCTGACCCTGCCCCCCAAGGAACTCCCTACAGACGTGGCCCCGCCGTCTAGGTCGCGGTCGGTGGAGGCCTTGCCCCACGCAGAGGCGCGGGCCCCGGAACCTGGGCGTGGGGCGACGAAAGAAGCGCCAGCACCCCGTCGGCACGCGCAGCCGCCGCCGAAGCCCTGCATGCTGCCAGTGCGCTGCGTCCCGGGCCCCGCCGCGCTCCGGATCCGGGCCGAGGAGCAGGGCCTGCGCCGGCAGCTGTCGGAAGAGCCGAGCCCGCGGAGCTCCCCGCTGCTGCTGCGGCGTCTGTCAGTGGAAGAGTCTGGCCTGGGCCTCAGCCTGGGCCCGGGCCGCTCCCCGCACCTGAGGCGCTTGTCGCGCGCAGGCCCGCGCCTCCTGAGTCCGGACGCGGACGAAGCTCCCGCTGCGCCGCCACCGTCTGCTGTGCCCCTGGAGCCGACCGAGCACGAGTGGCTAGTGCGGGCGTCTGGGGGCTGCTGGACCCACCAGCTGCACGGGCTGCTGCTGCGCGACAGCGGCCTGGCGGCCAAACGCGACTTCATATCTGGCTTCACGGCCCTGCATTGGGCCGCCAAGAGCGGCGACCGCGAGATGGCGCTGCAGCTGGTGGAGGTCGCGCGACGCGGGGGCGCGCCAGTGGACGTGAACGCGCGCTCGCATGGCGGCTACACGCCGCTGCACCTGGCGGCTCTGCACGGCCACGAGGACGCCGCCGTGACGCTGGTGGTGCGCCTGGGTGCGCAGGTGCACGTGCGTGACCACAGCGGACGGCGCGCCTACCAGTACCTGCCGCCCGGTGCCTCGTACGCGCTTCGCCGCCTCCTCGGTGACCCCTGCCTTCGAGGCTCTACCGAGGCAGACGCCACTGGTGCTGGTGGTGGCACTTTTGCGGCCTGGCGCCCAGTGCAAGTGGCCGCCACCATCCTCAGTTCCACCACCAGCGCGTTTCTGGGTGTCCTCGCCGATGATCTGATGCTCCAAGACCTGGCTCGAGGCATGAGGAAGTCGGGCTCCTTTAGCAAGTTCTTGGGTGCCTCGCCCATGGCTCCACGTAAGAAGACTAAGGCCCGCAGTAGCCTGCCGGCTTTTTCAGAAATCTCTCGTCGACCTACTCCAGGACCCTTGGCTGGTCTAGTGCCTGGCCTACCCCCAACAACCTGA